CGGGTTCTCGGCGTGTGCTGGGGACTCGGCTAGCGTGAGACCGTGCATTTCAGAGCAAGCGAGGTCGCGGAGGCCGTGGGCGGGGAGCTGCTGGGCCCCGACGTGCAGATCGACGGGGCGAGCATCGACTCGCGGAGTGTTCGGCCGGGCCAGCTGTTCGTGCCGATCGTCGCCGAGCGCGACGGCCACGATTTCATCAAGTCCGCACTCGACGGCGGGGCCACCGCCTACCTCTCCTCGAGGGTCGACCCGGTCGGCGGGACCGCCATCCGCGTCGCCGACACCGCGCTCGCCCTCGCCGACCTCGGTCGAGCGGTCCGCGCCCGGGTCCCCGATCGCGTGGTGGGCATCACCGGCTCGGTAGGCAAGACCTCGACCAAGGATCTGCTCGCGGGTGTGCTGCGCACCACCTACCGCACCGCGGCGAGCGAGAAGTCGTTCAACAACGAGCTCGGGCTGCCGATCACCCTCGCCGCGGCCGCCGACGACGTGGAGGCGGTGGTCCTCGAGATGGGCGCCCGCGGCGTCGGGCACATCGACCTGCTGTGTTCCATCGCGAAACCGACGGTCGGCGTGATCACCCGCGTCGAGGGCGTGCACCTGGAGCTGTTCGGTGACATCGAGTCCGTCGCGCGCGCGAAGGGTGAACTGGTGGAATCGCTCCCGGCCGACGGGATCGCGGTGCTCAATGCCGACCATCGGTACGTCGCGGCGATGGCGGATCGCACCTCGGCGCGTGTCCTGCGCTACGGGCTGTCGCCGGACGCCGATGTGTACGCGTCCGACATCGTCCTGGACGACGAGTTGCGCGCGACGTTCCGGCTGCACACACCGTGGGGTTCGACGGAGGTCCGACTGGGCGCCCGCGGCGAGCACCAGGTCCCCAACGCGCTGGCGGCGGCGGCTGCCGCCGGCGGGCTAGGGGTGCCGGTCGAGTCGATGGCGGACGGGTTCCTCGCCGCCGAATTGTCCGGTCTACGAATGGAACTCGCCACCTCGTCGCGAGGCGTCACGGTCCTCAACGATGCCTACAACGCCAACCCGACGTCGATGTCGGCTGCGCTGCGGTCGCTGGCGACACTCCCCGCGTCGCGTCGGGTGGCGGTTCTCGGCACCATGGCCGAACTCGGCGCCGACTCGCCAGACCAGCACCGTGCGATCGCACTGGAGGCCAGGGATCTGGGCATCGAGGTCATCGCGGTCGCCGAGGCCGACTACGGTGACACCGCTCGGCACGTTTCCGACGTCGACGGCGTGTCGGCCGAACTCGGCGACCTCGACGACGGGACCGCAGTGCTGGTCAAGGGGAGTCGGGTCGCGGCGCTCGAGCGCGTGGCGGAGGCGCTGCTGGACTGAGGGGGTTTCGACAAGCTCAACCGGCGGGGGAGAGCTCAACCGGCGGGCATCAGTGGTGGAAGTGTGACCCGTCGCCCTCGCGTGGCATCGGGCTCTCCAGGCGGTTGAGGAAGTCGACCTCGGTCCGGATGTCGGCGATGAGTGCACGGGCGAGGTCGTGACTCAGCCCGGCGCGCACGACGATTCGCTGCACGGACAGGTCGGCGAGGTCGTCGGCCATCGGGTATGCGGGAACGAGCCAGCCCTTCATGCGCAGGCGGTCGGACAGGTCGTAGAGGTTCCAGTTCTCGCTGTGCCCGGCCTTCAGTTTCCAGGCGAAGACCGGGATCGTGTCGCCCTTGCTGACCAATTCGAGGCCGTCGATCTGGGCGATCTGTCCGGAAAGCCATTGCGCCACATCGAGAGAACCCTGCTGGACCTGGGTGAAGCCGTCGCGGCCGAGCCGCAGGAACACGTAGTACTGCAGCAGGACCTGTGCGCCGGGACGGGAGAAGTTGAGTGCCAGGGTCGGCA
The genomic region above belongs to Gordonia hongkongensis and contains:
- a CDS encoding UDP-N-acetylmuramoyl-tripeptide--D-alanyl-D-alanine ligase: MHFRASEVAEAVGGELLGPDVQIDGASIDSRSVRPGQLFVPIVAERDGHDFIKSALDGGATAYLSSRVDPVGGTAIRVADTALALADLGRAVRARVPDRVVGITGSVGKTSTKDLLAGVLRTTYRTAASEKSFNNELGLPITLAAAADDVEAVVLEMGARGVGHIDLLCSIAKPTVGVITRVEGVHLELFGDIESVARAKGELVESLPADGIAVLNADHRYVAAMADRTSARVLRYGLSPDADVYASDIVLDDELRATFRLHTPWGSTEVRLGARGEHQVPNALAAAAAAGGLGVPVESMADGFLAAELSGLRMELATSSRGVTVLNDAYNANPTSMSAALRSLATLPASRRVAVLGTMAELGADSPDQHRAIALEARDLGIEVIAVAEADYGDTARHVSDVDGVSAELGDLDDGTAVLVKGSRVAALERVAEALLD